From Afipia carboxidovorans OM5, one genomic window encodes:
- a CDS encoding acyl-CoA dehydrogenase family protein: MDFAIAEEDKMAVESLKRCVEAEVLPLTKGKCDKAFSPELAHQLMSILNPYGIGAGWLPEDGGGMGLSYMTSGMLYGELARLAPDVAGLAYVSEGAAMKIYRRGTAEQKARYLPGMAEGRIIGCGAVTEPGTGSNVRQLRTRAVRDGEGWRLSGEKMFISNATVADISTVLARTGENEFGIFILDRSVHKFESGELEKLGLNGWSFGSITLDNVYIGDEFRLGDGTSGLSEAMSGFERARAWVAVISSGIARAALDDAIRYATERDQFGVPIATHQLVQQLLADMACETEAMQLLTYKALAALDAGGRCDLPTSMAKVYASEAAVRVASRAIQVHGACGVTREFPVERHFRNARMLTIPDGTTQINQLIIGRELTEIPAFLGAAGRKTKPRSAAA, from the coding sequence ATGGATTTTGCAATCGCAGAAGAAGACAAGATGGCTGTCGAAAGCCTCAAGCGCTGCGTCGAAGCCGAAGTGCTGCCGCTGACCAAGGGCAAGTGCGACAAGGCGTTCTCGCCTGAACTCGCGCATCAGCTTATGAGCATTCTCAATCCGTATGGCATCGGCGCGGGTTGGCTGCCCGAAGATGGCGGCGGCATGGGCTTGAGTTATATGACGAGCGGAATGCTCTACGGCGAACTGGCGCGGCTTGCGCCGGACGTTGCTGGCCTTGCCTATGTCAGCGAAGGTGCCGCGATGAAAATCTATCGCCGCGGCACGGCGGAGCAGAAGGCTCGCTATCTGCCGGGCATGGCCGAGGGCCGCATCATCGGCTGCGGCGCGGTGACGGAGCCTGGCACCGGCTCCAACGTCCGGCAGTTGCGGACGAGAGCAGTGCGCGACGGCGAGGGCTGGCGGCTCAGCGGCGAAAAGATGTTCATCTCCAACGCGACGGTTGCCGATATCTCGACCGTGCTCGCCCGCACCGGCGAGAACGAGTTCGGAATCTTCATTCTCGATCGCTCCGTTCACAAGTTCGAATCCGGAGAGCTGGAAAAGCTTGGCCTCAACGGCTGGTCGTTCGGCTCGATCACGCTCGACAATGTCTATATCGGCGACGAATTCCGTTTGGGTGATGGCACGTCGGGACTGTCGGAGGCGATGTCGGGGTTTGAGCGCGCCCGCGCCTGGGTGGCGGTCATCAGCTCGGGCATTGCGCGCGCCGCACTCGACGATGCAATCCGCTATGCGACCGAGCGCGACCAGTTCGGTGTGCCGATCGCGACCCATCAGCTCGTGCAGCAATTGCTGGCCGATATGGCCTGTGAGACCGAGGCGATGCAGCTTCTCACCTACAAGGCGCTTGCGGCGCTTGATGCAGGCGGGCGCTGCGACCTGCCGACCTCGATGGCGAAGGTCTATGCCTCCGAGGCCGCGGTACGGGTCGCCTCCCGTGCGATTCAGGTTCATGGCGCCTGTGGGGTGACGCGCGAGTTTCCGGTTGAGCGCCACTTCCGCAATGCGCGGATGCTTACCATTCCGGACGGCACCACGCAGATCAACCAGCTCATCATCGGGCGCGAGTTGACCGAGATCCCGGCGTTTCTTGGTGCGGCGGGCCGCAAGACCAAGCCGCGGTCGGCCGCGGCATGA
- a CDS encoding CoA transferase: MAVEVRCWRTMMKPLAGLKVLDLTRFFAGPFCTMLLGDHGADVVKVESPGGGDQTRRQGPPFKAENGMTFFAGNRNKRSLVLDAKTEEGRDLLFQLASRADVVVENFRPPVLKRLGIDYERVSAANPGVIYASLSALGPDGPQGDRGGFDITVQAEFGFMSISGEKNGKSIKQGTSVFDLVTGLYAYSGIVTALLQRKETGRGQRVETSLMESQVSFLVDAAMEYLIAGKVREKWGSEHSQIVPYKVFSTRDGEVVIGAGYQTVYEPFVRAIGREDLITDPRFATLAVRVENRDEMYRILDEEIAKYTNAEIIALLDKATVPNAPVNNVAQVFSHPQLLHRKMLLSLDHPQYGSVPTIGPAVKYSGFDVAEGWRAPPLLNEGAESVIEDWLGNSEPRKAAHAVRS, from the coding sequence ATGGCCGTCGAGGTGCGGTGCTGGAGGACGATGATGAAACCTTTGGCAGGTTTGAAGGTTCTGGACTTGACCCGGTTCTTCGCCGGACCGTTTTGTACGATGCTTCTTGGTGATCACGGCGCCGATGTCGTGAAGGTCGAATCGCCCGGCGGTGGCGACCAGACCCGCCGTCAGGGGCCTCCGTTCAAGGCGGAGAACGGCATGACCTTCTTTGCCGGCAACCGCAACAAGCGCTCGCTCGTGCTCGATGCCAAGACCGAAGAAGGCCGCGATCTTCTGTTTCAGCTTGCCTCGCGCGCTGACGTTGTCGTCGAGAACTTCCGTCCGCCGGTGCTGAAACGCCTCGGCATCGATTACGAGCGGGTTTCCGCTGCAAACCCCGGCGTGATCTACGCATCTCTCTCCGCACTCGGGCCGGATGGTCCGCAGGGCGATCGCGGCGGGTTCGACATTACCGTTCAGGCCGAATTCGGCTTCATGAGCATCAGCGGCGAGAAGAATGGGAAGTCGATCAAGCAGGGCACTTCGGTGTTCGATCTCGTCACCGGCCTTTACGCGTATAGCGGCATCGTCACGGCTCTGTTGCAGCGCAAGGAGACCGGGCGCGGCCAGCGTGTCGAGACAAGCCTGATGGAATCTCAGGTGAGCTTCCTCGTCGATGCGGCGATGGAGTATCTGATTGCCGGTAAGGTGCGCGAGAAGTGGGGCTCCGAGCATTCGCAGATCGTGCCCTACAAGGTGTTTTCAACCCGTGACGGCGAGGTGGTGATCGGCGCCGGCTACCAGACGGTGTACGAGCCGTTCGTCCGCGCCATCGGCCGTGAGGATCTCATCACCGACCCGCGTTTCGCCACGCTTGCTGTGCGCGTCGAGAACCGTGATGAGATGTATCGCATTCTCGATGAGGAAATTGCGAAATACACCAACGCCGAGATCATCGCACTGCTCGATAAGGCGACCGTGCCGAATGCACCGGTGAACAACGTCGCGCAGGTGTTCAGCCACCCGCAGCTTCTGCATCGCAAGATGCTGCTGTCGCTCGATCACCCGCAATACGGTTCAGTGCCGACGATCGGCCCGGCAGTGAAATATTCCGGTTTCGACGTCGCAGAAGGCTGGCGTGCGCCACCGCTCCTCAATGAGGGCGCGGAAAGCGTGATCGAGGACTGGCTCGGCAACAGCGAGCCCCGCAAGGCCGCGCACGCGGTCCGATCCTGA
- a CDS encoding enoyl-CoA hydratase/isomerase family protein, with protein MSSSLAVADIGPVTHLKLNRPKVLNALDDATFDVFLAEIARVEQSGTQGAIVISGEGAKAFCAGADLDTVKKLTGAEKRRFVEKAWSTLDRLARSPIPSVVALHGYVLGGGFELALACDIRIASTGTVFGLPEIALGGVPAFGAIQRLPKLIGQGRAAELMLSGRRFDASEALTMGAITKVTEADALLSDALAIATQLAERPREAVRYLKLALAHEIDGHLASSLHGLISDTCHRDPAYQAQIGRFARG; from the coding sequence ATGTCCTCGTCCCTCGCCGTCGCCGATATCGGCCCCGTCACGCATCTCAAGCTCAACCGCCCGAAGGTTCTCAACGCACTCGATGACGCGACGTTTGATGTGTTCCTTGCCGAGATCGCCCGAGTCGAACAAAGCGGAACACAAGGCGCGATCGTGATTTCCGGCGAAGGTGCGAAAGCCTTCTGTGCCGGTGCCGACCTCGACACCGTGAAGAAGCTCACCGGCGCGGAGAAGCGACGCTTCGTCGAAAAAGCATGGTCGACGCTCGACCGGCTTGCGCGATCGCCGATCCCGTCTGTCGTTGCCCTGCACGGCTATGTGCTGGGCGGCGGATTCGAACTCGCGCTCGCCTGCGACATCCGCATCGCCAGCACCGGGACAGTTTTTGGTTTACCGGAAATCGCGCTCGGCGGCGTGCCCGCTTTCGGCGCGATCCAGCGCCTGCCGAAGTTGATCGGTCAGGGTCGCGCAGCCGAGTTGATGCTGAGCGGTCGCCGTTTTGATGCAAGTGAGGCGCTGACGATGGGTGCGATCACGAAAGTCACGGAAGCCGACGCGCTGTTATCCGATGCGCTGGCGATTGCTACGCAACTCGCGGAGCGGCCGCGCGAAGCGGTCCGCTACCTCAAGCTCGCGTTGGCCCACGAGATCGATGGGCATCTTGCATCGAGCTTGCACGGGCTCATCTCGGATACCTGCCACAGGGATCCCGCCTATCAGGCACAGATCGGCCGTTTCGCGCGCGGGTGA
- a CDS encoding tRNA-uridine aminocarboxypropyltransferase, producing the protein MPDTILPSQLDAVPECPDCGKPEPFCICNGVDPVENRIDVLILQHPQEQDRLLGTARLTARMLSKATLKIGLSWPSLSKALGREVDPAHWAVLYLGSAKVADLVTDRDVVAIDRKGDLEPSQTAVLRGIEGVIVLDGTWSQAKALWWRNAWMLKCQRVILGPQQLSLYGKLRREPRRDGLSTIEATGLLLTHLEKRPEIADALFGAFDRMLTTYREAVKAHPEFLPKPRPKRDWRRGRKPVRRKS; encoded by the coding sequence ATGCCGGACACAATTCTGCCATCGCAACTGGACGCCGTTCCTGAATGCCCGGACTGCGGCAAGCCGGAGCCGTTTTGCATCTGCAACGGCGTCGATCCGGTCGAGAACCGCATCGACGTTTTGATTCTGCAACACCCGCAGGAGCAGGACCGGCTTCTCGGCACCGCACGCCTCACCGCGCGGATGCTGTCGAAGGCAACGTTGAAGATCGGCCTGTCGTGGCCGAGCCTGTCGAAGGCGCTGGGGCGCGAGGTCGATCCTGCACACTGGGCAGTACTCTATCTTGGCTCCGCCAAGGTGGCCGATCTCGTGACGGATCGCGACGTCGTCGCGATCGATCGCAAGGGCGATCTGGAGCCGTCGCAAACGGCCGTGCTGCGAGGGATCGAAGGCGTGATCGTGCTCGATGGCACATGGAGCCAGGCGAAGGCGCTGTGGTGGCGCAACGCGTGGATGCTGAAGTGTCAGCGCGTCATCCTCGGGCCGCAACAATTGTCGCTTTACGGAAAACTGCGCCGCGAGCCACGCCGCGATGGTCTGTCGACCATCGAGGCCACGGGGCTTCTCCTGACGCATCTCGAAAAGCGGCCGGAAATTGCGGACGCGTTGTTCGGCGCGTTCGACCGGATGCTCACGACCTACCGCGAGGCGGTGAAGGCTCACCCGGAATTTCTGCCGAAACCGCGGCCGAAGCGCGACTGGCGGCGTGGACGCAAGCCGGTGCGACGGAAATCGTAG
- a CDS encoding efflux RND transporter permease subunit: protein MSISEPFIRRPVGTTLLAIGLFLVGAVAYVNLPVASIPNVDFPMIRISASRPGADPSVMAATVAAPLERRLGEIAGVDQITSSSSLGSTSIQMQFAIGRSIDKAARDVQAAINASLADLPSDLPSLPNVRKANTAATPVFIIALTSKTMSPSAIYDIADTVIAQRIAQVPGVGEVTVSGADQPAIRVQMNPMLLANAGISTEQVRAAIVGANAFGPIGMFDGGRQGETLGLNPQMRTAAELKNIVIKASNGNFIRLSDVATVIDATRSSRSIAWFNKQPAVLLQITKQSDANVIDTVDRIKDLLPQLKQWIPAGVEVSTLTDRTGTIRASVEDMQWTLGATALLVMAVVFIFLRRGVPTIAAGVSVPLALAGTCAGMWAAGFSIDNLSLMALAISIGFVVDDAIVMIENMHRNLEQGMTPARAALEGAKQIGFTVLSISLSLIAAFTPLIFMEGIVGRLLREFSLTLVFAIAVSTVVSLTVTPMICAQYIKHAHNEKENRFDRLVEGVLSRVLRFYERSLRAVLKMPILTILVFFTSIALTVVLYAKLPKGYFPTDDSGFIFGSTRASADISFQAMLPLQQRVADIVMADPAVATIGSSLGGSSFLGGSNRGTMFIALKPPEERGGVSTALVIDRLRRELGKIPGIRLFMVAAQDIRAGGRQSDSNYQYTLASADLDLLRKWGPLVAKRMETVEGITDISSDSDPGGLQLNLKIDRKMAASVGADIQDIDNALNNAFAQRQISYVYTQRNQYQIILEVAPQFQGDPASLAHIYVAGANNTQVPLSTLVHMSRGLAPLAVRHSASFPSTTISFNTLPDVPLETATENIRRAVAELHMPEGIRGTFEGNAADSQKAASRQPLLILGALVAVYIVLGVLYESLAHPLTIISTLPPAGLGALLALLVTGLPLTVIAFVGIILLIGIVKKNGIMIVDFALEGERQHGMNSEEAIFAASLARFRPIIMTTMAALLAAVPLVLATGPGTELRRPLGVTIIGGLIVSQILTLYTTPVIYLLIDRARLWIRGESRLGPGAVPAE from the coding sequence ATGTCGATCTCCGAGCCCTTCATTCGCAGGCCGGTCGGCACCACGCTGCTGGCGATCGGCCTGTTTCTGGTGGGCGCCGTCGCCTATGTGAACCTGCCGGTTGCGAGCATCCCGAACGTCGATTTTCCGATGATCCGAATCTCGGCCTCGCGGCCCGGAGCCGATCCGTCGGTGATGGCGGCGACCGTGGCGGCGCCGCTGGAACGCAGGCTCGGCGAGATTGCGGGCGTCGATCAGATCACGTCGTCGAGTTCGCTCGGTTCGACGAGTATCCAGATGCAGTTCGCCATCGGCCGCAGCATCGACAAGGCGGCGCGCGACGTGCAGGCGGCGATCAATGCGTCGCTTGCTGATCTGCCGAGCGACCTGCCGTCACTGCCGAACGTGCGCAAGGCGAACACAGCGGCGACACCGGTCTTCATTATCGCGCTGACGTCGAAAACAATGTCGCCAAGCGCGATCTACGATATCGCCGATACCGTGATCGCGCAGCGGATCGCGCAGGTGCCGGGCGTGGGCGAGGTGACGGTGAGCGGTGCCGATCAGCCCGCGATCCGGGTGCAGATGAATCCGATGCTGCTCGCCAATGCGGGGATTTCCACCGAGCAGGTGCGCGCCGCCATCGTCGGCGCCAACGCCTTCGGCCCGATCGGCATGTTCGACGGCGGCCGTCAGGGCGAAACGCTCGGCCTCAATCCGCAGATGCGTACGGCTGCGGAACTGAAGAACATCGTCATCAAGGCCTCGAACGGTAATTTCATCCGCCTCTCGGACGTCGCAACCGTGATCGATGCGACGCGTTCCAGCCGCTCCATCGCCTGGTTCAACAAGCAGCCCGCGGTGCTGCTGCAGATCACCAAGCAGAGCGATGCCAACGTCATCGACACCGTGGACCGGATCAAGGACCTGCTGCCCCAGCTCAAGCAGTGGATTCCGGCAGGCGTCGAGGTTTCGACGCTGACGGACCGCACCGGCACGATTCGCGCCAGTGTCGAGGACATGCAGTGGACGCTCGGCGCGACCGCGCTTCTGGTGATGGCGGTCGTGTTCATATTCCTGCGGCGCGGCGTGCCGACCATCGCCGCCGGTGTGTCCGTGCCGCTGGCGCTGGCCGGCACCTGCGCGGGCATGTGGGCGGCCGGGTTTTCCATCGACAACCTGTCGCTGATGGCGCTCGCGATCTCGATCGGCTTCGTCGTCGACGATGCCATCGTCATGATCGAGAACATGCACCGCAATCTGGAGCAGGGCATGACGCCCGCGCGCGCGGCGCTGGAGGGCGCCAAGCAGATCGGATTCACGGTGCTGTCAATCAGCCTGTCATTGATTGCAGCGTTCACGCCGCTGATCTTCATGGAAGGCATCGTCGGGAGGCTGCTGCGCGAGTTCTCGCTGACGCTCGTGTTCGCCATCGCGGTTTCGACGGTTGTGTCGTTGACCGTGACGCCTATGATTTGCGCGCAGTACATCAAACACGCGCATAACGAGAAGGAGAACCGCTTCGATCGGCTGGTCGAGGGCGTGCTGTCGCGCGTGCTGCGGTTCTATGAACGCAGCCTGCGTGCCGTCCTGAAGATGCCGATCCTGACGATCCTTGTCTTCTTCACGAGCATCGCGCTCACCGTGGTGCTATACGCCAAGCTGCCGAAGGGCTATTTCCCGACCGACGACAGCGGCTTTATCTTCGGTTCGACGCGTGCCTCGGCGGATATTTCGTTTCAGGCGATGCTGCCGCTGCAGCAGCGCGTGGCCGATATCGTGATGGCCGACCCCGCCGTCGCCACCATCGGTTCTTCGCTCGGCGGAAGTTCATTCCTGGGTGGCTCCAACCGCGGCACGATGTTTATCGCGCTGAAGCCGCCGGAGGAACGCGGCGGCGTCAGTACCGCGCTGGTGATCGACCGGCTGCGGCGCGAGCTCGGAAAAATTCCGGGCATCCGGCTGTTCATGGTGGCGGCGCAGGACATTCGCGCGGGCGGCCGGCAGAGCGATTCCAATTACCAGTACACGCTGGCAAGTGCCGACCTCGACCTGCTGCGAAAATGGGGTCCGCTGGTTGCGAAGCGGATGGAGACGGTTGAGGGCATCACCGACATTTCGAGTGACTCTGATCCCGGCGGACTGCAGTTGAATCTTAAGATTGATCGCAAGATGGCGGCGAGCGTCGGCGCCGATATTCAGGATATCGATAACGCGCTGAACAACGCTTTTGCGCAGCGGCAGATTTCCTACGTCTACACCCAGCGCAACCAGTACCAGATCATTCTTGAAGTCGCCCCGCAGTTTCAGGGCGATCCAGCCAGCCTCGCGCATATCTATGTCGCGGGTGCCAACAACACGCAGGTGCCGCTGTCCACGCTGGTGCATATGAGCCGTGGGCTTGCGCCGCTCGCGGTGCGGCATTCGGCATCGTTCCCCTCGACGACGATCTCGTTCAACACGCTGCCCGACGTGCCGCTTGAGACCGCGACGGAAAACATCCGGCGCGCTGTCGCCGAGTTGCACATGCCGGAGGGTATTCGCGGCACGTTCGAGGGCAACGCGGCCGACAGCCAGAAGGCGGCGAGCCGCCAGCCGCTGCTCATCCTCGGCGCGCTGGTTGCGGTTTATATCGTGCTGGGCGTGCTCTACGAGAGCCTCGCGCATCCGCTGACGATCATCTCGACGCTGCCGCCCGCGGGCCTCGGCGCACTGCTTGCTCTACTCGTAACCGGATTGCCGCTGACGGTGATCGCCTTCGTCGGCATCATTTTGCTTATCGGTATCGTCAAGAAGAACGGCATCATGATCGTGGACTTCGCGCTTGAAGGCGAGCGGCAGCACGGCATGAATTCGGAGGAGGCGATCTTTGCCGCGAGCCTCGCGCGATTCCGCCCGATCATCATGACGACGATGGCGGCCTTGCTCGCGGCGGTGCCGCTCGTGCTTGCGACCGGTCCCGGCACCGAGTTGCGCCGGCCGCTCGGCGTCACCATCATCGGCGGCCTGATCGTGTCGCAGATCCTCACGCTTTACACGACGCCGGTGATCTATCTGCTGATCGATCGGGCGCGACTCTGGATACGCGGCGAGTCCCGGCTGGGGCCGGGCGCCGTTCCGGCGGAATAG
- a CDS encoding efflux RND transporter permease subunit: protein MSVSEPFIRRPIATSLLGLALLIGGALGYWWMPVSSLPQVDFPTVQVTTRLPGASPDVAASLLTAPLERQLGQIPSLSSMTSTSSFGVSQISLQFDLNRDIDGATQDVQAAINAAAGVLPKNLPYPPTYAKVNPADAPVMTLALTSDTISVRAMSDLADSLMAQRLAQITGVGRVSVLGGLKPAVRVQADLARLAAYGIGMEDLRAAIAGANVSGPKGSLDGKQQAYTIAANDQLIGAEAYKDVIIAYRNNAPVTVGDVSELVDGLENDKTGGWYKNKPAVIIDIQRQPGANVIDVVEQIRKEIPKLQQAIPAGVTLTIVSDRTVTIRASVHDVQFTLVLSVILVTLVVLLFLRSIRATIIAGVALPLSLITSFGVMWFAGFSLDNLSLMALTVGTGFVVDDAIVMIENIVRHMENGETAMEGALRGAREIGFTVISLTVSLIAVFIPLLFMSGLVGRMFREFALTLTIAVITSAVVSLTLTPMMCSRLLKRHGEEWEVPGLRAVSDFIDRSIEFYHRTLLVVLAHQRLTLFVVFLTVIATTALYVIAPKGFLPLQDTASIVAVTEAGQDVSFAEMQVRQTAVSNAIQSDPDVTGLVSSIGAGAVNPTPNVGRITINLTPRSERKADVTGVIARLKQRVAAVPGISVYFQPVQDIQISTKSSRSQYQYTLTGTDRGEVVKWSNALVREMQRNRIFRDVSSEAQEGGLRAALSVDRQRAGQLGVSLQAVNDTLNDAFSQRQISTIYGQANQYRVVLEAKPEDQRDPNILSKLYVPGAANATGGGTAQVPISAVATLTRTTAPLAISHQAQFPAVSLSFNLAPGEALGDAVDALHRIEKQIGMPGNITGLYSGDAAEFARSLAGQPWLIIAAIVTIYIVLGVLYESYIHPITILSTLPSAGVGAILALMLCGQDLSVIGLIGIILLMGIVKKNAIMMIDFALEAERHEGLSAYDAIVKACLLRFRPIMMTTLAALFGALPLALETGTGSELRFPLGVSIVGGLIVSQILTLYTTPVIYLALDRINRRLESAVPLAGQYPSPPVAGATEGMQ from the coding sequence ATGAGCGTTTCCGAACCATTCATCCGCAGACCGATTGCCACCTCGCTCCTGGGGCTCGCGCTCTTGATCGGCGGTGCGCTCGGCTATTGGTGGATGCCGGTGTCGTCGCTGCCGCAGGTCGATTTCCCGACCGTGCAGGTAACGACGCGGCTACCCGGCGCAAGCCCGGACGTGGCAGCCTCGCTCCTCACCGCGCCGCTCGAGCGCCAACTCGGGCAAATCCCGTCGCTGTCGTCGATGACATCGACGAGTTCGTTCGGTGTCAGCCAGATTTCGCTGCAGTTCGATCTCAACCGCGACATCGACGGCGCGACGCAGGACGTGCAGGCCGCAATCAACGCCGCCGCCGGCGTGCTGCCGAAGAACCTGCCGTACCCGCCGACCTACGCCAAGGTGAACCCGGCCGATGCGCCGGTGATGACGCTCGCGCTCACCTCCGACACCATTTCGGTGCGCGCGATGAGCGACCTCGCTGACTCGCTGATGGCGCAGCGGCTGGCGCAGATCACCGGCGTTGGTCGCGTCTCGGTGCTGGGCGGTCTCAAGCCCGCGGTGCGGGTGCAGGCCGACCTCGCGCGCCTTGCCGCCTACGGCATCGGCATGGAGGATCTGCGCGCGGCGATTGCCGGGGCAAACGTCTCCGGACCGAAGGGCTCGCTCGACGGCAAGCAGCAGGCCTACACCATCGCCGCCAATGACCAGTTGATTGGCGCCGAAGCCTACAAGGACGTCATCATCGCCTATCGCAACAATGCGCCGGTGACGGTGGGCGATGTGTCCGAGCTCGTTGACGGGCTCGAGAACGACAAGACCGGCGGCTGGTACAAGAACAAGCCTGCCGTCATCATCGATATCCAGCGCCAGCCCGGCGCCAACGTCATCGACGTCGTCGAGCAGATCCGCAAGGAAATCCCCAAGCTGCAGCAGGCGATCCCGGCGGGCGTCACCCTCACCATCGTCAGCGACCGCACGGTGACGATCCGCGCCTCGGTGCACGACGTGCAGTTCACGCTGGTGCTGAGCGTCATTCTGGTAACGCTGGTGGTGTTGCTGTTCCTGCGGTCGATCCGCGCCACGATCATCGCGGGCGTCGCGCTGCCGCTATCGCTGATCACAAGCTTCGGCGTGATGTGGTTCGCGGGCTTCAGCCTAGATAACCTCTCGCTGATGGCGCTGACCGTCGGCACCGGCTTCGTGGTCGACGATGCCATCGTGATGATCGAGAACATCGTCCGTCACATGGAGAACGGCGAAACGGCGATGGAGGGCGCGCTGCGCGGCGCACGCGAGATCGGCTTCACCGTGATTTCGCTCACCGTGTCGCTGATCGCGGTGTTCATTCCGCTGCTCTTCATGTCCGGCCTTGTCGGGCGCATGTTCCGCGAATTCGCACTGACGCTGACGATCGCGGTCATCACCTCGGCCGTGGTCTCGCTGACGCTGACGCCGATGATGTGCTCGCGACTCTTGAAGCGCCACGGCGAGGAATGGGAAGTGCCGGGCCTGCGCGCGGTCAGCGACTTCATCGATCGCTCCATCGAATTCTATCACCGCACGCTGCTCGTCGTGCTCGCGCATCAGCGACTGACGCTGTTCGTGGTGTTCCTCACGGTGATCGCGACCACCGCGCTCTATGTGATCGCGCCGAAAGGATTCCTGCCACTGCAGGACACCGCCTCCATCGTCGCGGTGACGGAAGCCGGGCAGGACGTTTCCTTTGCCGAGATGCAAGTGCGCCAGACAGCGGTGTCGAACGCAATCCAGTCCGACCCCGATGTCACGGGCCTCGTGTCGAGCATCGGTGCCGGCGCGGTCAACCCCACGCCGAATGTCGGGCGTATCACCATCAATCTCACGCCGCGAAGCGAGCGCAAGGCCGATGTCACCGGCGTGATCGCACGGCTGAAGCAGCGTGTCGCCGCTGTGCCGGGCATTTCGGTCTATTTCCAGCCGGTGCAGGACATTCAGATCAGCACCAAGTCGAGCCGCTCGCAGTATCAATACACGCTGACCGGCACCGACCGTGGCGAGGTGGTGAAGTGGTCGAATGCGCTGGTGCGCGAGATGCAGCGTAATCGGATCTTCCGCGATGTCTCATCCGAGGCGCAGGAGGGCGGCCTGCGCGCCGCGCTTAGCGTCGACCGCCAGCGCGCGGGCCAGCTCGGCGTGTCGCTGCAGGCGGTCAACGACACGTTGAACGACGCCTTCAGCCAGCGGCAGATTTCCACCATCTACGGCCAGGCCAACCAGTATCGCGTGGTGCTGGAAGCAAAGCCCGAGGACCAGCGCGACCCGAACATCCTCTCGAAGCTTTATGTGCCGGGCGCGGCGAACGCCACCGGCGGCGGCACCGCGCAAGTGCCGATCTCCGCAGTCGCGACGCTGACGCGGACCACCGCGCCGCTTGCGATCTCGCATCAGGCGCAGTTTCCGGCCGTGTCGCTGAGCTTCAACCTCGCGCCCGGCGAGGCGCTGGGTGACGCGGTTGATGCCCTGCACAGAATCGAGAAGCAGATCGGTATGCCGGGCAACATCACCGGGCTTTATTCCGGCGACGCGGCCGAATTCGCCCGTTCGCTCGCCGGGCAGCCGTGGCTCATCATCGCCGCCATCGTCACGATCTATATCGTGCTCGGCGTGCTCTATGAGAGCTACATCCACCCGATCACCATTCTCTCGACGCTGCCCTCGGCCGGCGTGGGCGCGATCCTCGCGCTGATGCTGTGCGGACAGGACCTCTCGGTCATCGGCCTGATCGGCATCATTCTCTTGATGGGTATCGTCAAGAAAAACGCGATCATGATGATCGACTTCGCGCTGGAGGCGGAGCGCCATGAGGGGCTGTCCGCCTACGATGCCATCGTCAAGGCGTGCCTGTTGCGCTTCCGTCCGATCATGATGACGACGCTCGCTGCGCTGTTCGGCGCGTTGCCGCTGGCGCTCGAGACTGGCACCGGATCGGAGCTGCGCTTTCCGCTCGGCGTGTCGATTGTTGGCGGCCTGATCGTCAGCCAGATCCTCACCCTTTACACCACGCCGGTGATCTATCTCGCGCTCGACCGCATCAATCGTCGGCTGGAAAGCGCTGTGCCGCTCGCCGGGCAATACCCGTCGCCTCCGGTTGCGGGCGCGACGGAGGGCATGCAGTAG